AAATCTTTTTATATCTGTTTCCTTTCTTACATCAGCAGGTTCAGCAAATACCTCTCCAAATTTCACAAGTCTCTTTTTGGCCTTTAAAATATCTCCCTTATGAAGGTCACAAAAGGCCACCTTTGCACCATGCTTGAGAAACAGTTCGGCAGAGGCAAAACCTATTCCCTTTGCTGCCCCGGTGATTACAGCCACCTTATCATTAAGATTATTTATCATGTCGCTTTTTTACCACTTTAGATTAGGGGGTGTAAATAAAAAACCCTTTCTCCTTTTACATAAAAAGGAGTATAGTTTTACTGCCTGATGTTTTGATCAGGCACAGGCAACAAGCTTTAAATTATAAAAACCTTTTTTTAAGGAGGGCATCATGTTCTGTCCAAAATGCAAAGCAGAATACAAAGAGGGTATTTTAAGATGTACCGAATGTGATATTGACCTTGTTTTTGAGCTGCCCCCTGAACCTGAGGATATACCGGAGTATGTTGACTGGGAACATCTCATCTCTTTTGCGGATAAATATGAGGCTGATCTTGCCCAGGGTCTTCTTGAGGCCAATGATATTGAGGCTGTTACAATAAGTGATGACTGCGGAAGCGTTTACCCTTCCATGACATATGTCCACGGTATCCGCCTGATGGTAAAGAATGAAGACCTCGAGGTGGCAAAAGAGGTGCTTCTTGATGCGGAATACAAGCTGTAAAAGTATTCTAAAATCACTTGACATAAATGGTTATGGACCTTAGATTCATGCCAATTTTTTTATGATTTTCCGGAACAATATTTCGTTTTATTTGTCTAAAGTCGCTAACTAAAAGTAATGAGTAACCTGACCGGCTCCGGCAGGTTATTGTTATTTTTTATGAGTTATACCCATTAAGAATACTGGAGGAAAGAATATGACTGTTGATGTAAAAAGGATCGGTGAGCGGGTAGAAAAGGAGAGCCCGCTGATTCAGCGTATAAGAACCGAGATGCACAGGATAATAGTGGGGCAGGACGCACTCATAGACGGCCTTATACTTGCCCTTATGTGCAATAACCATGTACTTATAGAGGGTGTGCCGGGCCTTGCAAAGACGCTCTCCATAACCACCCTTTCAAAGATGCTTCAGGCATCATTTAAAAGACTCCAGTTTACGCCTGACCTGCTTCCGGCAGATGTGATAGGCACACTCATATACAACCCCAAGACAGGGGATTTTACCACCAAAAAAGGGCCTATATTTGCGAACATCATTCTGGCTGATGAAATCAACAGGGCGCCCGCAAAGGTGCAGAGTGCACTCCTTGAGGCCATGCAGGAGAGGCAGGTGACTATTGGCGATACAAGCTATCCCCTTCCTGACCCCTTTATGGTAATGGCCACCCAGAACCCGATTGAGCAAGAGGGCACCTACCCTCTTCCAGAGGCGCAGGTGGACAGGTTCATGCTCAAGATAGTTGTTTCATATCCTTCCAAATCAGACGAGCACATGATCCTTAAAAGGATGGCAAAAAGCGCGCCTGGTCTTGATGTTGACCCTGTGCTTGCGCCTGATGATGTAAAACGGATCAGGGAACTCACCGATGAAATCTATATGGACGAAAAGATAGAGGAGTATATTGTTGATATAGTTGAGGCAACAAGAAACCCTGATGCATATAAACTTGATATAAAGGATTATATCCGGTACGGCGCCTCACCAAGGGCCTCAATATTTCTTGCCATGGCATCAAAGGCAAACGCCTTTATGGAGGGAAGGGGCTATGTAACACCGCAGGATGTAAAAAATGTGGCAATGAATGTATTAAGGCACAGGGTCATACTTACCTATGAGGCAGAGGCAGAGGAAAAGAGGCCCGAAGATATTATTAACCATATTTTACAGACTGTTGATGTCCCATGATACCTGCTGAACTCGCAAAAAAGATCAGATATATCCAGATATTTACCAGTAAGGCGGTTAATGACGGCCTTGCAGGTGAATATGAAAGTCTTTTCAAGGGAAGAGGCATGGAGTTCCAGGAGGTGCGCGAGTACCAGGTGGGTGACGATATCCGCACCATTGACTGGAACGTAACAGCCCGTGCAGGCCACCCCTATGTAAAGCTCTTTAGGGAGGAAAGGGAACTGACTGTTATGTTCCTTGTGGATCTTTCTGCCTCAGGGGCGTTCGGCAGCACAAGGCAGATAAAGAATGAGGCAGCCGCTGAGATATGCGCCCTGCTTGCCTTTTCCGCTATAAAAAACAATGACAAGGTGGGGCTTATCGTATTTACCGATCAGATAGAGATGTTTATCCCGCCTCAAAAGGGCACCACCCATGTACTGAGGCTCATAAGGGATCTGCTGAATTTCAAACCAAGGCAGGTAAAGACCGATCTTGTGGCAGGCATGGACTACCTTGGCAGGGTGCTCCATAAAAAGAGTGTTGTTTTTCTGGTTTCAGACTTCCAGGGCGAGGGGTATGAAAAGCAGTTGCGGATATTGGGAAAAAGGCATGACCTGATAGCCGTGTCCATTACCGACCCCAGGGAGATCACCATGCCTGATGTTGGGCTGATAGAACTTGAGGACGCTGAGACAGGCGAAACGATAATTATAGATACGGGGAGCGCATCCTTCAGAAAGGGGTATGAACAAATGGGCCAATCAAGGCTTGAATCCCTTAAAAAACTATTCAGGTCAACAGATATTGACCACATAGATATCAGGACAGGTCAGGATTATGTATTTGACCTTGTAAAATTCTTCAGAAACAGGGAGCAGAGGAGGTAAAAAAGATGGCAGAAGGTCTGGACTTCAGCATCCCTTCTACAGGTAAAAATAAAGGGAGGTCTCCCTTGAGATGGATATACATTATTCTGGCACTGCTTATAATTTTATCCATATTTAATGCAATGCTCTTTGTTATCAGGCCAGTAAGATCAGACGCAGGAGGCAATGGCATTTCCCCATCTGTCAGAGCCTTAAAATCGCTTGCCCTTAAACTTGAAAAACAGGAGATAAGCAGAGAGGCCATCAACGCATGGAAGGAGTATCTCAAGTTTGCGGAAACAGATGCCAATGAAACCGCAAGGATATGGTACAGGATCGGCAAGATATCCGAGGCAGCAGGTGACTATGATAATGCCCTTCATGCATATTACAGGTCTGAGGCATTTGCCTCCCCTGATGATATACGCGATGAGATAAACCAGCGTGTAGAGAGGTGCCTTGAAAAGGCAGGCAGGTTTGCGGCACTGCGTTATGATCTTAATGACAGGGTTGGAGCAAACACGGATTCGATAAAACATGGTGATCAGGTAGTTGCAGAGATAGGCACTTTAAAAATAACCCGTGAAGAGCTGGATAAAAGGATAGAAAAGGTTACAGCATCACGAATAAGCGGGCTTTCAAGGTATCTTTCCCCTGACCGGATCAACATGGAAAAGGAGAACCTTCTTAAGCAGTATTCATCTGACAGTGGCAGGAGGATGTTCCTTGAACAGTACATCATAGAAGAGATGCTCTACAGAAAGGCAAGGGAGGAGCGGCTTGCTGAGACAGATGAGATGAGGGAGGCCATCACAGAGATGGAGCGCAGCATGCTCGCATCAAAGGTCATGGAAAATGCCTATAAGGATGAGATAAGGGTAACTGAGAGTGATGTCCGCAATTTTTATGAGGCAAACAAAACGAAATATAATGAAAAGGATAAAGATGGCAAGGAGCAGGCACCTGAGTTTGAGAAGGTAAAAGAGAGGGTTATGCTTGATCTCATGAACGAAAAGGAAAGGGATGTACAAAGTGCCCTGATCGGAAGGCTCAGGGAAAAATATAATGTGGTGGTTCACAGCTCTGCCATAGCTGGCGGAGAAGCAAAACCGGATTTAACGAAAAAGGATAAGTAATATTCACCACGGAGTACACGGAGAGCACGGAGAAAAGCTTTTTATTATGTTATTAAAAAATAAATTTTGTTTTTCTTAGCGTCCTTTGCGTCTATGCGGTTCAATTTTAACTTGTCACTTCAACCATACAAGGACACGGAGGACACAGAGATTTTATTTTTCAATCTTTTCTCCGTGCTCTCCGTGGTTATAAGTAAGGTTTATTGATGCAATTTTTTATAGATATAAACAAATTTTTTTCAGCTAGACATAGCGGATGTTTTTTAATCCCGATAATGCTCCTGTGCCTTGTTCTTTTTCCTTCCTGCAAAAAGGATGGTGCAGGAAAAGAGACACCTGAAAAAAAGGTTGATAGAATCAATGAAACTGTCGAAAGGGGGCCGGCAAAGGTCACACTTGAGTCAGACAAAAAAGAGATAACCATTGCTGAACAGGTTAACCTTTCCATATCCATTGATATTGATGAGGAATATGATGTGGAGCTCCCCTCATTTGGTGACAAGCTTGAACAGTTCGGCATAGTCGATTACCACACTTCACAGCCTGAGCTCAAAGATAATAAAAGAAAACTCATAAGGCGCACCTACATACTTGAGCCCTTTCTCTCCGGCGATTATCCCATTATGCCCATGAAGATCACCTTCTATAAAAAAGAGGATAACAAGAAACATTTAATAGAAACCCCTGAGATCACAATAAAGGTTAAATCCCTTTTGCCTGATGATGTAAAGGATCTCAAACTTCATGATATCATCCCTCCCCTGCCCTACCCCAGGTCATACATGGTATGGATATGGGGGGGCACAGGTGCAGGCTTACTGATACTCCTTGCTGTAGGGGTCTATTTTTATAAAAAACGATTCATGAGAATGGATACTATTGAGATAAGGCTTAAGGCACATGAAATTGCCTATAATGAGCTTAAGGACCTTGTTGAAGAAGACCTTATTGATAAGGGAGAGATCAAGCTGTTTTATCTGAGACTCAGCTCCATAATAAGGAGATATATTGAAAACAGGTTTGGCTTACGTGCCCCTGAACAGACCACAGAGGAGTTTCTAAAAGGGCTTGAATCGGCGCAGGGGTTTCCTGACCGGTTTAAACCCCTTCTGAATAATTTTCTAAGGCACTGCGACCTTGTGAAATTTGCAAGGTTTGAGCCTGAGACAAAGGATATCCAGAACAGCTTTGACAGTTGCAAGGCATTTATACAGGGAACAGAGGAACAGGACTAGATACCATGCACTTTGAATCACCACTCGCATTTCTATTATTGATTTTGATCCCTATCCTGATCTACATGCACCTTTTTAGAAACAGGGGAGGCGCAATAAGGTTTTCATCTGTCGGGAATGCAGTAAAGGCATCAAGATCGATTAAGGTAAGACTTATAAGGCTGCCCGATATCATACGCATTATAGCCCTTATACTCATTATCATAGCCCTTGCCCGACCCCAGACAGGCAGGGAGAGGATAAGCGAGATAAGCAAGGGTATAGCAATAATGATGGTTGTTGACCGCTCAGGCAGCATGAACGCTGAGCTTGAATACAGGGGGCAAAACCTGAACCGTCTAGAGGCGGTAAAGCAGGTCTTTAAGGAATTTGTACTTGGCGGGACAAGCGGCCTTAAGGGGAGGCCCAATGACCTTATAGGCATGATTGTCTTTGCAAGGTACCCTGACACCATATGCCCCCTTACACTGGCGCACGGGGCGCTGCCGGCTTTTTTAAAAAATGTTAATATAGTGCAGACACGTGAAGAAGACGGCACTGCCATAGGTGATGCCATAGCCCTTGCAGCAGCACGTCTTAAAAAGGCAGAGGATACCCTTAAGGACGAGAAGGAGGGGTCAGGCAGATATGAGATTAAAAGCAAGGTGATCGTCCTGCTCTCTGATGGTGAAAACAATTTTGGTAAACGCTCCCCCATAGAGGCCGCGGAACTTGCGAAAGAATGGGGCATCAAGATATATGCAATAGCTATTGGAGGAGGTGAGGCTGTCACATCCATACAGACACCCTTTGGCACATACAAGGTACCTTCAAGGCAGAGGTTTGATACAACTGCGCTCAGGGTCGCAGCTGAAAAGACAGGCGGGCTTTTCCGTGAGGCGCACAATGCAGATGCCCTAATCGATATATATAAAGAGATAGATTCAATGGAAAAGAGCGAGATAGAGTCTGTCCGGTATGTGGATTATCAGGAGTCATTCATATGGCCGGCCATTGCAGGTTTCCTTCTGATAATACTGGATATCCTGCTCAGGAATACCCTCTTCAGGAGGGTACCATGAACGGGATTGTGCTGCACAATATAGATATGCTGCACCTGCTCTGGGTGCTCCCTTTTATTTTTCTAGTATACCTTTACGGCTGGTCAAAAAAGAAAAAGGCCCTTGAACGATTTATTGAGGCAGGGCTTATTAACAGGATAAATATCTCAACAGACAGATCAAAGAGGTATTTCAAGGCTGTGCTTGTTATTGTTTCTACTGCATTTGTCATCCTCTCCCTTACAAGGCCTGCATGGAACCCCGTGCCTGAAAAGATAGAACGCAGGGGAAGGGATATTGTATTTTTGCTTGATGTATCAAAAAGCATGCTTGCAGAAGACCTTGTGCCAAACCGCCTGGAGCGGGCAAAGCTTGCAATCAATGACTGTATAGACGGGCTCATGGGTGACAGGATAGCCCTTGTTGCCTTTGCCGGCACCGCAGCCATAAAATGCCCTTTAACCCAGGATTATGGTTTTTTCAGGACCATGCTAAAATCTGTTGATACTGAGAGCATAGCAAGGGGTGGCACCATGATAGGTGATGCCATAAGGCTTCTTTTAACGGATGTATTTGATGACCAGGCAAAGGAATACAAGGACATAATCCTGATAACAGACGGCGAGGATCATGACAGCTTTCCGGTAGAAGCGGCTAAAAAGGCCGGGGAAAAGGGGGTAAGGATTATTGCCATAGGGATTGGGGATGAGAATGAGGGAAAGAGGATACCGGTAACAAACGATAAGGGTGAAAGGACCTTTTTAAAATATAATGATCAGGAGGTCTGGTCAAAGCTTGATGCTGATACATTAAGAAAGATGGTAAATGTAACCCCTGGCGGTAAATATTTTAATGTTGCAACAGGTACCATTGATCTCGGAACAGTCTACAGGCAGCTTATTGCAGGGGCACAGAAAAAGGAGCTGGAATCAGAGACCATCAACCGCTTTGAAGAAAAATTCCAGATATTCTTAAGTGTTGCCTTTTTCCTTTTATGTATCGAGTATGTTTTATCTGAGAGAAAAAGGGGTGCCCGCAATGTTTAGAAAGAGCTTCAAGAATAATTCTGGATCGTCATTCCCGCGCGGGCGGGAATCCATTGTTCCTCATAGTTTCTCTAATTCCGCCTTTCCACCCTCCTTAGCAATACTACTGCGGAGGAGGGGCGCGGGAATGACGAAAAGGGGCAACAAATTATTTCTCAGGGAGTCTCTTAGGATCAATTTTATTCTGATAATCATCACTGTTATCTTCTCAACAGGCAATATTACCTTTGCAGACTCTACCGCAAAATATATCGACAAAGGTAACAGGGCGTGGCTCTCCGGCAATTATGATGATGCCATAAAAAGCTATGATGAGGCAGGGGTTAATGACCCTGAATCCCCATATATATATTTCAATAAAGGCGCTGCCCTCTATAAAAAGGGGGATTTTCAGGGGGCTATAGAGGCATTTGAAAAGGCTGCCCTGAAGAGTAAAGAGCCCTTGATGGAGGCAAAGAGCAGGTTTAACCTGGGTAACTGCGCATTCAGTGAGGCAGAGCGCCAGATGGACAATGACCTTAAAAAGGCAATGGAGCTTTGCCAGAAGAGTGTTGTGCATTATCAGGATGCACTCAAGCTTGATCCGA
This portion of the Desulfatiglans sp. genome encodes:
- a CDS encoding DUF2007 domain-containing protein; protein product: MFCPKCKAEYKEGILRCTECDIDLVFELPPEPEDIPEYVDWEHLISFADKYEADLAQGLLEANDIEAVTISDDCGSVYPSMTYVHGIRLMVKNEDLEVAKEVLLDAEYKL
- a CDS encoding AAA domain-containing protein — protein: MTVDVKRIGERVEKESPLIQRIRTEMHRIIVGQDALIDGLILALMCNNHVLIEGVPGLAKTLSITTLSKMLQASFKRLQFTPDLLPADVIGTLIYNPKTGDFTTKKGPIFANIILADEINRAPAKVQSALLEAMQERQVTIGDTSYPLPDPFMVMATQNPIEQEGTYPLPEAQVDRFMLKIVVSYPSKSDEHMILKRMAKSAPGLDVDPVLAPDDVKRIRELTDEIYMDEKIEEYIVDIVEATRNPDAYKLDIKDYIRYGASPRASIFLAMASKANAFMEGRGYVTPQDVKNVAMNVLRHRVILTYEAEAEEKRPEDIINHILQTVDVP
- a CDS encoding DUF58 domain-containing protein, which encodes MIPAELAKKIRYIQIFTSKAVNDGLAGEYESLFKGRGMEFQEVREYQVGDDIRTIDWNVTARAGHPYVKLFREERELTVMFLVDLSASGAFGSTRQIKNEAAAEICALLAFSAIKNNDKVGLIVFTDQIEMFIPPQKGTTHVLRLIRDLLNFKPRQVKTDLVAGMDYLGRVLHKKSVVFLVSDFQGEGYEKQLRILGKRHDLIAVSITDPREITMPDVGLIELEDAETGETIIIDTGSASFRKGYEQMGQSRLESLKKLFRSTDIDHIDIRTGQDYVFDLVKFFRNREQRR
- a CDS encoding protein BatD gives rise to the protein MQFFIDINKFFSARHSGCFLIPIMLLCLVLFPSCKKDGAGKETPEKKVDRINETVERGPAKVTLESDKKEITIAEQVNLSISIDIDEEYDVELPSFGDKLEQFGIVDYHTSQPELKDNKRKLIRRTYILEPFLSGDYPIMPMKITFYKKEDNKKHLIETPEITIKVKSLLPDDVKDLKLHDIIPPLPYPRSYMVWIWGGTGAGLLILLAVGVYFYKKRFMRMDTIEIRLKAHEIAYNELKDLVEEDLIDKGEIKLFYLRLSSIIRRYIENRFGLRAPEQTTEEFLKGLESAQGFPDRFKPLLNNFLRHCDLVKFARFEPETKDIQNSFDSCKAFIQGTEEQD
- a CDS encoding VWA domain-containing protein — protein: MHFESPLAFLLLILIPILIYMHLFRNRGGAIRFSSVGNAVKASRSIKVRLIRLPDIIRIIALILIIIALARPQTGRERISEISKGIAIMMVVDRSGSMNAELEYRGQNLNRLEAVKQVFKEFVLGGTSGLKGRPNDLIGMIVFARYPDTICPLTLAHGALPAFLKNVNIVQTREEDGTAIGDAIALAAARLKKAEDTLKDEKEGSGRYEIKSKVIVLLSDGENNFGKRSPIEAAELAKEWGIKIYAIAIGGGEAVTSIQTPFGTYKVPSRQRFDTTALRVAAEKTGGLFREAHNADALIDIYKEIDSMEKSEIESVRYVDYQESFIWPAIAGFLLIILDILLRNTLFRRVP
- a CDS encoding VWA domain-containing protein; translation: MAGHCRFPSDNTGYPAQEYPLQEGTMNGIVLHNIDMLHLLWVLPFIFLVYLYGWSKKKKALERFIEAGLINRINISTDRSKRYFKAVLVIVSTAFVILSLTRPAWNPVPEKIERRGRDIVFLLDVSKSMLAEDLVPNRLERAKLAINDCIDGLMGDRIALVAFAGTAAIKCPLTQDYGFFRTMLKSVDTESIARGGTMIGDAIRLLLTDVFDDQAKEYKDIILITDGEDHDSFPVEAAKKAGEKGVRIIAIGIGDENEGKRIPVTNDKGERTFLKYNDQEVWSKLDADTLRKMVNVTPGGKYFNVATGTIDLGTVYRQLIAGAQKKELESETINRFEEKFQIFLSVAFFLLCIEYVLSERKRGARNV